The Natranaeroarchaeum aerophilus region TGGCCGAACTTCCGGAGGACCGCGCCGCCGAACTCCAGCAACTGCGAAGTGAGATCGAGATGCTGGAGGGTCGCAAGGAGTCGCTGACGGCGGAGATCAGCCAGCTCCAGAGTACGATCCAGTTCAACGAGGACCGGCTAGCGGACGCACAGGCTGGCGAGCTAGACGCCGGTCGCTCGGACACCGACAGCGACGTCACCGACCAGCTCCTTTCCGAGCAGGATTCGGTCGTCTGCTGGACCTGTGGCTCCGAAGTCGCGCGCGAGCAGATCGAGACCACAGTCGAACAGCTCCAGTCCAGCCGGAAGGAGAAACTGGAGGAACGAACTGACGTGTCAAACCGGCTGCGCGAGCGACGACAGGACGCCGACGAGCTGGAATCCAAGCGGTCGGAAGTCGACGAGCTAGAACGCCGGATCGAACAGGTCGAAGGCGAAATCGAGGATAGAACCGATCGACTGGAGGGCTACGAGGAGCAGCTGGACGAACTTGCGGACGCTGTCGAGCAGCTCGAATCAGAGGTCGAGGCACTGGAGTCCGAAAGCTACGAGGAAGTGCTCGACAAACATCGGGAGGCCAACTCCGTCGAGTTCGAGATCGAACAGAAAGAACAGAAGCGGCGTGAGATCACCGAGGAGATCGAAGAGATCGAGTCACGACTGGACGAGCGTGACCACCTCGAAACGAGACGCGATGAGGTCGCGGAGGCCCTCACCGAACTCCGGACCCGGATCGACAGAATCGAGGCGGACGCAGTCGAGGCGTTCAACGAACACATGGAACGGCTGCTGGAGCTCCTGGCGTACGACAATCTCGACCGCATCTGGATCCAGCGAAACGAACGGGAGGTTCGTGAGGGCCGTCGAAAAGTGACGAAGAGCACGTTCGATCTCAAGATCGTCCGGACGACCGAGGACGGCACGGCCTACGAGGACGATATCAACCATCTCAGCGAGAGCGAGCGCGAGGTGACAGGACTGGTGTTCGCGCTCGCTGGCTATCTTGTTCACGACGTGTACGAGACGGTGCCGTTCATGCTGCTGGACTCGCTGGAGGCCATCGACTCCGACCGTATCGCCGATCTTGTCGCGTACTTCCGGGAGTACGCGCCCTACCTCGTCGTTGCCTTGCTGTTCGAGGACGCCGATGCGCTCGATATTGATCACGAGCGCGTCACCGATATCTGAGGGCCGCTCAGGTTTCTGGACGACCGGACTTCGATTCGTTCATCTCATACCTATCGGTGATCCGGGACGTACGAAGTACCGGTCCGGCGTGATCCACAGACCGTTTTCGGTAGCCGATTTGAGTGGCATCTATCGTGATCACACATTGTAGAAATTCTAAACATTGTGGCCAGTATTCCCGTTATCACGGCTCCGAACCACTGTATTCTGACCAATGTCACACTACCGGTCAAGTAACAAGTTCCTACCACTGCCGACTTCAAAGTCAGGCCAATCTCATCCTGAAGAACAACGATTCAGCCTTCGAATGCTCGCAGTGCTCCCGTGAGCGTCGACGCGATGGCGTCCCTGTCGAACTCTCTGGCCGACGCCACGTCGCCGACTCTCTAGATTGCGCCAGCGGGAACCACTCAGGTAGAGGGATTTGCGACGACGCCGCCCTCCCGGACAGCCGTCCGATCACAACAGCTCATACATCCCTGTACGTTGTCCTGGTTGTCGCCGAATACTCGAACGAAGTTCTGCGTGACGAAGCCGCCGCAGTTATCACATCGTGGCATGGTTCATCCATGCAATGTTCTCAGTACGGTATAGTTACTCACCGTATACCTGACGTTATATTCTCCTTAAAACATGTTAGAGCGCCTCTACGGCAGTTCTGGCCCGTTCGGCTTGTCTGACGATCAGGCGGGGTTCCACCTGTTTGAGGGATCACGGAGGCGTCGTTTCGCCCACGTTACCAGCTCCGGGATATCGCTGAGATGAAGGAGTTTACGGATCGCAGCTTTGTCGCCGTCGTTGGCTCTGGAGAGTGTTTCGTCGTCCAGACGGTTGAGATCCGTCATGAGCCGATCGTAGCGGTCGTTCGGCGCGAGATACAGGATTTCGGTCATCAGCAATCTAGATTTCATTTTCGGTGCGACCTGCTCGTGCCACAGGTCCTCGTATACGGAGAGTCGATCGGCGGAGGTATCCGGTTCTTTTGGCGTGAGCGCGTGGTCCGAGGCGATCGCCGCGGCCCGTCCCGACTGCATGCACTTGTTGATGCCTTCACCCCAGAGCGGATCG contains the following coding sequences:
- a CDS encoding archaea-specific SMC-related protein; this encodes MESGATVDDEVLPETVTVRAENIGGIDETSVTLDRGITALTGRNATNRTSLLQAIMAALGSDQISLKADADTGHASIEIGDDVYERSLERSGTAIVTDGDPYLEDSEIADLFAFLLESNEARRAVARGDDLRELIMRPVDTAVIRSKIDERTEEKRRIDDRLSELDDISAKLPGLEEQRTRLDGEIEDLESELAAIEAEIDDVDADVETSRAEKQELESKLDELQSVRSERERTRRRIDTERESIDALESEYEELESELAELPEDRAAELQQLRSEIEMLEGRKESLTAEISQLQSTIQFNEDRLADAQAGELDAGRSDTDSDVTDQLLSEQDSVVCWTCGSEVAREQIETTVEQLQSSRKEKLEERTDVSNRLRERRQDADELESKRSEVDELERRIEQVEGEIEDRTDRLEGYEEQLDELADAVEQLESEVEALESESYEEVLDKHREANSVEFEIEQKEQKRREITEEIEEIESRLDERDHLETRRDEVAEALTELRTRIDRIEADAVEAFNEHMERLLELLAYDNLDRIWIQRNEREVREGRRKVTKSTFDLKIVRTTEDGTAYEDDINHLSESEREVTGLVFALAGYLVHDVYETVPFMLLDSLEAIDSDRIADLVAYFREYAPYLVVALLFEDADALDIDHERVTDI
- a CDS encoding DUF7563 family protein, whose amino-acid sequence is MPRCDNCGGFVTQNFVRVFGDNQDNVQGCMSCCDRTAVREGGVVANPST